The Macaca fascicularis isolate 582-1 chromosome 14, T2T-MFA8v1.1 genome contains the following window.
GCCTCGACTCTCACCCTgagcccctcaccccaccccctgcCTGTTTCACCTCCCACTTTCATCCTAGGGTAGCCTTGATTAGTTCATTTTTCTCCCGCTTCCCCGGAGTTGCCTTGtagcctcttcctcctctccaacTATCCACTCTTTAGGAAAAGAGAACTCAGAACCTGGTTGGGTCAGATGCCACACCTCAGGGACACATTTAGAGCTGGTCAGAGCCCTGCTGATCCTAAGCTCATTTGCGTCTGAGCCTTGCGGGCTCCTCATTGTGCCCGTGCTGGTCTCGGTGCTTGCAGTTGAGGCCAGGATGGCCCCTTCCCTGTACCCAGCAGTCCTAACACGTTGGGCTGCCCACAGTTACCAAAGTGACAGCCTTCTTCCCTGTACCATAGGTGTAAGGATCCCATCAGGTTCTTGGGAAGAAATATCCCAATGTGACTACTCTGGGGGCCTGAGCTGGACCCTCGGCATGACCAGCCGAGGAGAGAGGTGGCACAGGAGGGTGGGAAGGTGAGGCTGCTCTCACCAAGGAGGACACGAGACTCGTCCCCAGGTCTGCTGAAAGGTGATGGGGAGCACGGGCTGAGTTGGCTTGGAATTGGCTCTGGGGCTTAGCTGTGTGGCAGAGGGGTTCCTGCGCACCCTGGCCTCTGCCCCTCTGGTCCTGACTCTGTCCTCACCCAGATGCTCACCACGGCGTGCAGCTTGAGTGGCTCTCGGGCTGTCGCGGACATGGGGCTCAGGCTGGACTCGAGGGCCTGCAGGTAGGCACGGGCAGCCCGCAGGCGCAGCAGGTATAGGTCTGTCTGGAAGGCCCGGTGCATGGCTGTGGAGAAGGGTCCCAGAGGCTAACGGTGGATGTAGGGGTGGCAGGGAGGAGGCAGCAACAGGGCACTCCTGCTCAGGCTGGTGTGGGGAGGGTGCAAGAAGAGGGTGCTGCGGGAGGGGTCTGCAGGAGCTGGGGAGGTGGGAAAGAGCCCAGCCTTCTGGCAAAACTGGATGCTGTGGCCTTGCCCTGCCTCTTCTCACTCTCTTACCACCTCCCTGCCCGCACTGTCTAGGCTCCTTCGCTGGCTCCTCTGTCTGGCCCTAGAGGCTGTTGTTCTGAGTCTGGTCCATGGTCCTCTTCTCATCCTCCATCTTCTTCCCCCAGACAATCTGTGTCCTGCCACAGCTCTGACCACCACAAAGAGGAACAGCCACGAGCTCCTGAGGGCAGGCCCCACATTCCTCCTGAGTCCTCAGTGTCCACGCTCGATATTGTGCATGTGTCTCCAGCAGCTTAGTGAGCACCCGCGCCTGCCTCCTGCTCATCTCCACGGGGAAGTCCCATCAACACCTCAGGCCCAATGCTGTGGAAACCAGCCTCATGGTCCTGCCTCCGTCACTGCCTCCCTGTCCATCAAGTCACCTAGGTCCACCCCTCACATCTCACCGTTTGCAGGATCACATGACTCTTCCCTAAGCTGCCTCCAGGGCCCACCCAGCGCCCACCCCACTGTCCCTCCTCTTCCAGACTGGGCACCCCAGTCCCCCAGGCTGGCCTCGCTCTTCCGTGGGTGTGAGGTGGCTTCTGCCATTCCAAGTTTCACATTTTATGCCCTTTTTCTCCAGtacttttacaatttatttttaatctatccaGAACTAATTTTTGTGGCCGATATGAAGAAAAGGTctgattttcttgctttttttttgagatggagtttcactcttgttgctcaggcaggagtgcaatgacacgatctcagctcactgcaacctctgcctcccgggttcaatcaattctcctgcctcagcgtcccaagtagctggaattacaagcatgcgccaccaagcctggctaattttttgtatttagtagagatggggtttcaccacgttggtcagctggtctcgaactcctgacctctggtgatccgcccaccttggcctcccaaagtgctgggattacaggcatgagccactgtgcctggccgaaaaggtctaattttcttttctagaagCAAGTTGTCCTGATTGTGTGTTTTTGGACAGTCTCACATTTCCCTGCCAATTCAAAATGACACCTTTCACACACTCTGCCTTTCCACATGTTCAGGGTCAGTTTCTGGACTTCCTAATCCTGCCCCGATCTCCATTCTATTTCTACATCCACACCACAGCTTCTGATTCCCAAAGCTTGAGTTCATTTTGCTACCTGATAGGGTAAGTCCCCTCATTCTTATTTTCCCCGATCTTCTTAGGTTTACTCTTTGAATCAACTGGCCAGGTTCTTAAACCCCACTGGGATTTTAACTGCAACTTAAAGCTTTACAGCATTAGGTCTTCCCATCCTGCAACTTGGTAAATCTCTCCACTTAAGCATTCTTGAAGGTGGTCTTTTCTGTTCTTGAAGatagttttacaattttattagactttgtacattttctttttctttgagatggagtctcgctcttgtcacccaggctggagtgcagtggtgtgatcttggtttactgcaacctttgcctcctgggttcaagtgattctcctgcctcaggacattacaggcgcatgccaccatgcccagctaattttgtatttttagtagcaagggggtttcaccatgttggccaggctggtcacgaattcttgacctcaggtgatccgcctgcctcggcctcccaaagagctgggattacaggcgtgagccactgaactgAACCTGCTTTCTTAAATCCAGGTCAACGCCCTGTGCCTCTGCCTACATTACCCTGCTCTGCCCTGTCTGGGGGTCTGACAATCATCTTTTAGGGTGAAGCCCAAAGTCACCTCGCTCTGAAGCCTTTCCCAAGCTTCCCAGGCAGAAGTCCTTACTCCCTCTGTGTGCTCCAAAAGCTCTTTGCAGAAACCCCTTCTACACCTGATCACGAAGTTGGCCCCTTCATGAGTTTCTAAGGTAGGgactattcttgtttttttttttgttgttttttttttgagacagagtctcgctctgttgcctaggctggagtgcagtggcacgatcttggctcactgcaacctccgccccctaggttcaagcgattcttttgcctcagcctcccaagtagctgggactataggtgcacaccaacatgcctggctaatttttgtatttttagtagagatggggtttcaccatattggccaggctggtcttgaactcctgacctcatgatctgcctgtctcggcctcccaaagtggtgggattataggcgtgagccaccacacccggcccaaggTGGGGACTATTCTAATTCAAGGCATCTGGCACAAGGCCTGGCATAATCATAGGTactaaatgagtgaatgaatgaacgaacgatgaatgaatgaacaaataaacaagtgGGCAGGAAAAACTGGACAAGAAGACACTGGTCAAAttctacttttctctctctctcttttttttttggcgggggaaAGAAGTATCATTATGTTACCCAagtaggtcttgaactcctggactcatgctgTCCCCCCACCTCTGACTCTctgtaagtgctgggattacaggcatgagccaccatacccagccaaaatTCTACTTTCCTCATGAGAATTCCTGCATTTGGAAGTGACTGTTCCCTTCTCTGAATTCTAAGCGTTCTTGCTGTCACCCACAGCACCTTCCGGCCTGAGGAACAGTGATTTGCAGGCAAGATGTACCTCCTAGGCTGTCCCTGGATTTCCAGAGGCGAGTGACCTGCCTAGTTGGCTGAGATCTCCTCCCACTACACAGGGTGGCTAGGCAGCACTCCCCCAGCTTTGCTGTGTAGGAGTaatggaggaagaagaagggaaaggacCCAGTCTGAGTCTCACCAGTGCCAGCCTCCCGCTCTCGCAGTGTCTGATCCACGTAAAGCCGGGTCTTTCGGGGCACGTTGAGTTTCATGGCCTGGGCTGGTGGGGGACCCACCTCACTTCCTCCCTCTACAAACACTGCTGTACGCTTCAGGATCTTGATGATCAGGCCACCACCTAGGGAAGTGGACAGTGGAAATGGATTTGTCCTCCCTACTTCTACCCACATTCCCATTCTTTCTTCCCCAATCTGCCTCCTATAGAGTTGCTTCCGTACACATCTGTCTTCCAGATGAGACTATTTCTGGAAGTAATGAACTGCA
Protein-coding sequences here:
- the ZDHHC24 gene encoding probable palmitoyltransferase ZDHHC24 isoform X1, producing MGQPWAAGSADGAPARLPLVLTALWAAAVGLELAYVLVLGPGPPPLGPLARALQLALAAFQLLNLLGNVGLFLRSDPSIRGVMLAGRGLGQGWAYCYQCQSQVPPRSGHCSACRVCILRRDHHCRLLGRCVGFGNYRPFLCLLLHAAGVLLHISVLLGPALSALLRAHTPLHMAALLLLPWLMLLTDNLCPATALTTTKRNSHELLRAGPTFLLSPQCPRSILCMCLQQLSEHPRLPPAHLHGEVPSTPQAQCCGNQPHGPASVTASLSIKSPRSTPHISPFAGSHDSSLSCLQGPPSAHPTVPPLPDWAPQSPRLASLFRGCEVASAIPSFTFYALFLQYFYNLFLIYPELIFVADMKKRSDFLAFFLRWSFTLVAQAGVQ